In the genome of Opitutia bacterium KCR 482, one region contains:
- a CDS encoding phosphatidylserine decarboxylase, whose product MEVGGEKLASVETQNVFEGTLVMGIKIYDIERAEYAEEKVCAEGSLRFMYESPVGQAATSLVFKRAFFSRMCGAWADSRASLKSAEKFARENGINMDESLLPFSAFKTFNDFFTRELKASARPVGGGAKTVSFPGDGRHLLVRNFGASDVFYAKGQRFDMAKFLGDKSLAARFEGGDMLVSRLSPLDYHRFHYPVSGEISARRNVDGWLFSVSPIALSKRISIFWENKRVLNLIDSPELGLCAFAEIGATNVGSIVNFGKIGDRVSRGAQAGLFRFGGSCLVSVFPPSANLKWNPALAEKSAESVECYAHANTACAEISQ is encoded by the coding sequence GTGGAAGTCGGCGGTGAAAAACTCGCGAGCGTCGAAACGCAGAACGTATTTGAGGGAACGCTTGTCATGGGCATAAAAATCTACGATATCGAAAGGGCGGAATACGCCGAGGAAAAAGTGTGCGCGGAAGGCTCTCTGCGCTTCATGTACGAAAGCCCCGTCGGGCAGGCGGCGACGTCGCTTGTGTTCAAACGCGCGTTTTTTTCGCGCATGTGCGGCGCGTGGGCGGATTCCCGCGCAAGCCTGAAATCGGCGGAAAAGTTCGCCCGCGAAAACGGAATAAACATGGACGAAAGCCTCCTGCCGTTTTCGGCGTTCAAAACTTTCAACGACTTTTTTACGCGCGAACTCAAAGCCTCCGCGCGGCCCGTCGGGGGCGGCGCAAAAACGGTTTCGTTTCCGGGCGACGGCCGACACCTGCTTGTGCGCAACTTCGGGGCGTCGGACGTTTTCTACGCAAAGGGACAGCGTTTCGACATGGCGAAGTTTTTAGGCGACAAGTCGCTCGCGGCGCGTTTCGAGGGCGGCGACATGCTCGTTTCAAGGCTCAGCCCGCTCGACTACCACCGCTTTCACTATCCCGTGTCGGGCGAAATCTCCGCCCGCAGGAACGTAGACGGCTGGCTGTTTTCGGTAAGCCCTATTGCGCTCTCAAAGCGCATTTCGATTTTCTGGGAAAACAAGCGCGTGCTCAACCTCATCGACTCTCCCGAATTGGGCTTGTGCGCGTTCGCGGAAATCGGCGCGACAAACGTCGGAAGCATTGTGAATTTCGGCAAAATAGGCGACCGCGTTTCGCGTGGGGCGCAGGCGGGGCTGTTCAGGTTCGGCGGCTCGTGCTTGGTGTCGGTATTCCCGCCGAGCGCGAATTTGAAATGGAATCCCGCGCTTGCGGAAAAGTCGGCGGAATCGGTGGAATGCTACGCGCATGCAAACACAGCGTGCGCGGAAATTTCCCAATAA
- the dapF gene encoding diaminopimelate epimerase, producing MKFSKYHALGNDYLVLDPLDCPEMPEGIDVVKICHRNFGLGSDGILFGPEKSDKADFKLRILNPDASEAEKSGNGLRIFSRYLFDTKRVKEDVPFTVDTLGGVVKCVVSKGGNSITVEMGHVSFDAAKIPVLGATGEVVNKEFEIDGRKYKYCCATVGNPHCVLPMDSVSSEIAHRLGPKIENMTSLFPNRTNVQFLQVLDRNNIKIEIWERGAGYTLASGSSSSAAASVAHKLGLCDGDITVHMEGGDLSIKIAPDFSITMTGPATPVGVYEMSPEVLSQSVPL from the coding sequence ATGAAATTCTCCAAATACCACGCACTCGGCAACGACTATCTGGTGCTCGACCCGCTCGACTGCCCCGAAATGCCCGAAGGCATCGACGTCGTGAAAATCTGCCACCGCAATTTCGGTCTCGGCTCCGACGGAATACTCTTCGGGCCCGAAAAGTCGGACAAGGCCGACTTCAAGCTGAGAATCCTCAACCCCGACGCCTCCGAAGCCGAAAAAAGCGGCAACGGGCTTCGCATTTTCTCGCGCTACCTCTTCGACACTAAGCGCGTGAAGGAGGACGTTCCCTTTACGGTTGACACCCTCGGCGGCGTCGTAAAATGCGTCGTTTCGAAGGGCGGAAATTCGATTACGGTCGAAATGGGGCATGTGAGCTTCGACGCCGCGAAAATCCCCGTGCTCGGCGCGACGGGCGAAGTGGTGAACAAAGAGTTCGAAATCGACGGGCGGAAATACAAATACTGCTGCGCGACGGTCGGGAATCCCCACTGCGTGCTTCCGATGGACAGCGTTTCGTCGGAAATCGCGCACAGGCTCGGCCCGAAAATCGAAAACATGACATCGCTTTTCCCGAACCGCACAAACGTGCAGTTCTTGCAGGTGCTCGACCGCAACAACATCAAAATCGAAATTTGGGAGCGCGGCGCGGGATACACGCTCGCGTCGGGCAGCAGCTCGAGCGCGGCGGCGTCGGTCGCCCACAAGCTCGGACTTTGCGACGGCGACATCACCGTGCACATGGAGGGCGGCGACCTATCCATTAAAATCGCCCCCGACTTCTCGATTACAATGACCGGCCCCGCAACGCCCGTCGGCGTCTACGAGATGTCGCCCGAAGTGCTCTCGCAGAGCGTTCCGCTTTGA
- a CDS encoding 8-amino-7-oxononanoate synthase, translating to MFGFEDRLESISRAGAYRRVRRADVSGARIEEDGRRLVDFSSNDYLGISGRIDWQREFLKGLSGSEKYLMGSLSSRLLGCNSSAFDDFEKTVSDEYSRAWNAEKSCLLFNCGYHANSGIIPALATSRDLVLADKLSHASLIDALKLTDAKWLRFPHNDLDRLEEILRRRRAEFENVYIVTESVFSMDGDFCDLRRLSEIRREFGAFLYVDEAHAFGLYGAGGLGRSVGFDVDLAMCTLGKAAASEGAFALCSAETREMLVNRCRTFIYSTALSPVSARWSRFVFEKILGMDAEREHLQKISAAFRSAVSGVLGESQIAPVSTAGRALEISAAMESRGFRVPAIRKPTVPTERLRFSFSAAHSESDVLAAAKALGELS from the coding sequence ATGTTCGGCTTTGAAGACAGGCTCGAATCAATCTCGCGCGCGGGCGCGTACCGCAGGGTGCGCCGCGCGGACGTGTCGGGCGCGCGCATCGAGGAGGACGGGCGGCGGCTCGTTGATTTTTCGAGCAACGACTACCTCGGAATTTCGGGGCGGATTGACTGGCAGCGCGAGTTTTTGAAGGGGCTTTCGGGTTCGGAAAAATACCTGATGGGCTCGCTGTCGTCGCGCCTGTTGGGCTGCAATTCGTCGGCGTTCGACGACTTCGAAAAAACCGTTTCCGACGAATATTCGCGGGCGTGGAACGCGGAGAAATCGTGCCTGCTCTTCAACTGCGGCTACCACGCAAATTCGGGGATAATCCCCGCGCTCGCCACCTCGCGCGACCTCGTTCTTGCCGACAAACTTTCGCACGCAAGCCTCATCGACGCCCTCAAACTCACCGACGCAAAATGGCTGCGCTTCCCGCACAACGACCTCGACAGGCTCGAGGAAATACTGCGCCGCCGCCGCGCGGAATTCGAGAACGTCTACATCGTAACCGAATCGGTTTTCAGCATGGACGGCGACTTCTGCGACCTGCGCAGGCTCTCGGAAATCAGGCGCGAGTTCGGCGCGTTTTTGTATGTAGACGAAGCCCACGCCTTCGGGCTTTACGGCGCGGGCGGCTTGGGCAGGTCGGTCGGCTTCGACGTCGATTTGGCGATGTGCACGCTCGGCAAGGCGGCGGCGTCGGAGGGGGCGTTTGCGCTGTGCTCCGCCGAGACGCGCGAAATGCTCGTCAACCGCTGCCGCACGTTCATTTATTCGACCGCGCTTTCGCCGGTTTCCGCGCGTTGGTCGCGCTTCGTGTTCGAAAAAATTTTGGGCATGGACGCCGAGCGCGAACATTTGCAGAAAATTTCCGCCGCGTTCAGGTCGGCTGTGTCGGGCGTTTTGGGCGAATCGCAAATCGCGCCCGTGTCGACTGCTGGACGCGCCCTCGAAATTTCCGCGGCGATGGAGTCGCGCGGCTTCCGCGTGCCCGCGATAAGAAAACCGACCGTTCCGACCGAACGCCTGCGCTTTTCGTTTTCCGCCGCGCATTCCGAATCGGACGTGCTTGCGGCGGCAAAGGCATTGGGGGAACTGTCGTGA
- the rpmG gene encoding 50S ribosomal protein L33 yields the protein MPREIVIIECTEARKEGKSPSRYMTTRNPRKPDGKKVEKMKYNPSLKRRTLHKEIKK from the coding sequence ATGCCCAGAGAAATCGTTATCATCGAATGCACAGAAGCACGCAAAGAAGGCAAATCCCCTTCGCGCTATATGACTACGCGCAACCCGCGCAAGCCCGACGGCAAGAAGGTTGAAAAGATGAAGTACAATCCTTCGCTCAAACGCAGAACGCTTCACAAGGAAATCAAGAAATAG
- the bioD gene encoding dethiobiotin synthase — protein MKFFVSGTDTNIGKTAATGWLARRYAERGLKVATQKLVQTGCGGISEDILEHRRIMGCGVLPCDADFTTCRYVFKYPASPHLAAAMEGATLDLDALASDTAKLEEAFDVVLVEGAGGLGVPLKEGFTTADYIAKYAMPLWLVVPSKLGSLSHALMSLEYCASRGIKLAGIVYNTFPKAPAEIEKSTREYLAAELARSWKGAELLELGELK, from the coding sequence ATGAAATTCTTTGTAAGCGGAACGGATACAAACATAGGAAAGACGGCGGCGACGGGCTGGCTCGCCCGCCGATACGCCGAACGCGGGCTGAAAGTCGCCACGCAGAAGCTCGTGCAGACGGGCTGCGGGGGAATCTCGGAGGACATTCTGGAGCATAGGCGCATCATGGGCTGCGGCGTTCTGCCGTGCGACGCCGACTTCACTACGTGCAGGTACGTTTTCAAATACCCCGCCTCGCCCCACCTTGCGGCGGCAATGGAGGGCGCGACGCTCGACTTAGACGCGCTCGCCTCCGACACCGCAAAGCTGGAAGAGGCTTTCGACGTCGTTCTCGTAGAGGGCGCGGGCGGGCTTGGCGTGCCGCTGAAAGAGGGTTTTACCACGGCGGACTACATCGCAAAATACGCCATGCCGCTCTGGCTTGTAGTGCCGTCGAAGCTCGGCAGTTTGAGCCACGCGCTGATGTCGCTCGAATACTGCGCGTCGCGCGGGATAAAACTTGCGGGGATAGTCTACAACACATTCCCGAAAGCGCCCGCGGAAATCGAAAAATCCACCCGCGAATACCTCGCGGCGGAGCTTGCGCGGTCGTGGAAAGGCGCGGAACTTTTGGAACTCGGAGAACTGAAATGA
- the bioB gene encoding biotin synthase BioB — protein sequence MELSAKIINGGRLSREEAESLPSKYALDELCAAADEVRTHFLGRYVDTCSIMNARSGRCSENCKWCAQSAHYSTGCGVYDYVSADDALEHAEFFKKRGVRRFSLVTSGRSVSDADLQKLCDAFEKMRDMGGIELCGSFGLLTKPQFERLAAAGMTRFHCNLETAPSYFPKLCTTHTIEDKIASIGAARSAGLSICSGGIIGMGESFAQRVELADTLAKLDVDSIPMNILQPIKGTPLENTPPLPTDEILLAFAVFRLMNPRAHIRFAGGRAAIRGVQERALRSGVSAILMGDMLTTVGSSLDSDFKMLDRLGYEY from the coding sequence ATGGAATTATCCGCAAAAATCATAAACGGCGGACGGCTTTCGCGCGAGGAGGCCGAGTCGCTTCCCTCAAAATACGCGCTCGACGAGCTCTGCGCGGCGGCGGACGAGGTGCGGACGCATTTTCTCGGCCGTTATGTCGATACATGCTCCATAATGAACGCGCGTTCGGGCAGATGCTCCGAGAACTGCAAGTGGTGCGCGCAGTCGGCGCATTACTCCACGGGCTGCGGCGTGTACGACTACGTTTCCGCCGACGACGCCCTCGAACACGCCGAATTTTTCAAAAAGCGCGGCGTGCGCCGCTTTTCGCTCGTAACCAGCGGGCGCAGCGTGTCGGACGCCGACCTGCAAAAGCTCTGCGACGCTTTCGAAAAAATGCGCGACATGGGCGGAATAGAGCTTTGCGGCTCGTTCGGACTTCTCACAAAGCCGCAGTTCGAGCGGCTCGCGGCGGCGGGAATGACGCGCTTCCACTGCAATCTCGAAACCGCGCCGTCGTACTTTCCCAAACTCTGCACGACGCACACGATTGAAGACAAAATAGCCTCAATCGGCGCGGCGCGTTCGGCGGGGCTTAGCATTTGCAGCGGCGGAATCATCGGAATGGGCGAGTCTTTCGCCCAGCGAGTCGAGCTTGCCGATACCCTCGCGAAGCTCGATGTGGACTCCATTCCCATGAACATTTTGCAGCCCATAAAAGGCACTCCGCTCGAAAACACCCCGCCGCTTCCGACCGACGAAATCCTGCTTGCGTTCGCCGTGTTCAGGCTGATGAACCCGCGCGCGCATATCCGCTTTGCTGGCGGGAGGGCTGCAATCCGCGGCGTTCAGGAGCGCGCGCTCCGCTCGGGCGTAAGCGCGATCCTCATGGGCGACATGCTCACAACGGTGGGGTCGTCGCTCGATTCCGACTTCAAGATGCTCGACAGGCTCGGCTATGAATATTGA
- a CDS encoding HAD family hydrolase, which translates to MKYKAVLFDLDGTLIGNYVAIHKCLCEAFAEFGIPNPTYDTVFHTVGGSILITIKKILRDTGFEDKASDIGARYLELFPKHIFDGLTIMPYAPEFLAELKKRGLKIACFTNKQQEGAEPILERTNLRGYLDAVIGTTLHSPRKPDRAFTAYALATLGTEASETLGVGDSPYDYKAARVCGLDSALVATGGDSADFLKSECPEAVGVFSDFKDLAKSLFGITL; encoded by the coding sequence ATGAAATACAAGGCGGTACTTTTCGACTTGGACGGAACGCTAATCGGCAACTATGTGGCAATCCACAAATGCCTTTGCGAAGCATTCGCCGAATTCGGAATTCCCAACCCGACATACGACACCGTTTTCCACACGGTCGGCGGGTCGATTCTGATTACGATAAAAAAAATCCTGAGAGACACGGGGTTTGAGGACAAGGCCTCCGACATCGGCGCGCGCTATCTGGAACTTTTCCCGAAGCATATTTTCGACGGGCTTACGATTATGCCGTACGCCCCCGAATTTCTCGCCGAGCTTAAAAAGCGCGGGCTTAAAATTGCGTGCTTTACAAACAAACAGCAGGAGGGCGCGGAGCCGATTCTCGAACGCACGAACCTGCGCGGATACCTCGACGCGGTAATCGGCACAACCCTCCACTCGCCGCGCAAGCCCGACAGGGCTTTCACCGCCTACGCGCTCGCCACTCTCGGCACCGAGGCTTCCGAAACTCTCGGCGTGGGCGACTCTCCCTACGACTACAAGGCAGCCCGCGTCTGCGGTTTGGACAGCGCCCTCGTGGCGACTGGCGGCGACTCCGCCGACTTCCTGAAATCGGAGTGCCCCGAAGCCGTCGGCGTTTTTTCCGACTTTAAAGACTTGGCAAAATCCCTCTTCGGCATCACTCTTTAA
- the bioA gene encoding adenosylmethionine--8-amino-7-oxononanoate transaminase produces the protein MNIDEIISLDARRVWHPYASTKNPPRPYVVESAEGAELTLADGRKVVDGMSSWWAVAYGYRNPKIDAAVRAQISKMSHVMFGGLTHGGAVKLAATLSDMTGLGRVFFCDSGSVSVEVAMKMALQFWRAKGDSKKTKFATARGGYHGDTWHAMSVCDPVNGMHSLFSGGLPINFFAQRPESRFDGEWDASDAEAVRGLFESHAGEIAAFIIEPIVQGAGGMRFYHPQYLREIRKLCDEFSVLLILDEIATGFGRSGKMFANEWAGVRPDIMCLGKALTGGYLSFAATLADDSIADIISGFGVGTFMHGPTFMANPLACAAANAAVEIARTGGILERVAEIEKTLKRGLLPLAERKSVADARVLGAIGVLEMREPIDVPAVQEKLVARGVWLRPFGRLLYTMPPYVASDSQLEAIVGAMSEVAE, from the coding sequence ATGAATATTGACGAAATCATCTCCCTCGACGCCCGCCGCGTCTGGCACCCCTACGCGAGCACAAAGAATCCCCCGCGCCCCTATGTGGTGGAATCGGCGGAGGGCGCGGAACTCACGCTTGCCGACGGGCGGAAAGTCGTAGACGGAATGTCGTCGTGGTGGGCTGTCGCCTACGGATACCGCAACCCGAAAATCGACGCGGCGGTAAGGGCGCAGATTTCGAAAATGAGCCATGTGATGTTCGGCGGGCTTACGCACGGGGGAGCGGTGAAGCTTGCCGCAACGCTCTCCGACATGACGGGGCTTGGGCGCGTGTTCTTCTGCGATTCGGGTTCGGTTTCGGTTGAGGTCGCAATGAAAATGGCTCTCCAATTTTGGCGGGCGAAGGGCGACTCGAAGAAAACAAAATTCGCGACCGCCCGCGGCGGATATCACGGCGACACTTGGCACGCGATGTCCGTCTGCGACCCCGTCAACGGCATGCACTCGCTGTTTTCGGGGGGGCTGCCGATAAACTTTTTTGCGCAGCGTCCAGAGTCGCGCTTCGACGGCGAATGGGACGCGTCCGACGCCGAAGCCGTGCGCGGGCTTTTCGAGTCCCACGCGGGCGAAATTGCGGCGTTCATAATAGAGCCGATAGTGCAGGGCGCGGGCGGCATGCGCTTCTACCACCCGCAGTATCTGCGCGAAATTCGCAAACTTTGCGACGAATTTTCGGTGCTGCTGATTCTCGACGAAATCGCGACGGGCTTCGGGCGTTCTGGCAAAATGTTCGCCAACGAATGGGCCGGCGTTCGCCCCGACATCATGTGTCTTGGCAAGGCTCTCACGGGCGGATACCTGAGCTTCGCCGCAACCCTCGCCGACGATTCGATAGCCGACATAATTTCGGGTTTCGGCGTGGGAACATTCATGCATGGTCCGACTTTCATGGCAAACCCGCTCGCGTGCGCGGCGGCGAACGCGGCGGTCGAAATTGCGCGGACGGGCGGAATTTTGGAGCGCGTGGCTGAAATCGAAAAGACTTTGAAGCGCGGACTCCTGCCGCTTGCGGAGCGGAAATCCGTCGCCGACGCCCGCGTTCTCGGCGCGATAGGCGTGCTCGAAATGCGCGAGCCTATCGACGTTCCCGCCGTTCAGGAAAAACTCGTCGCCCGCGGCGTGTGGCTGCGCCCGTTCGGCAGACTTTTATACACAATGCCGCCGTATGTAGCTTCCGATTCGCAGTTGGAGGCGATTGTCGGCGCGATGTCGGAGGTCGCGGAATAG
- a CDS encoding ATP-dependent RecD-like DNA helicase, with translation MDGAKVKTEGVVERIIFFNEENFFCIASMRPKNGKGAPITIAGAMPSLRCGETVEVEGEWRTSAYGRQIKVSSFSTRLPSEVYGIEKYLGSGLVDGIGPVYAKKIVEHFGGRTLEIIDTESARLTEVRGIGAARAKKIKKSWDESRDLRSVIIAMRSYGIGTATCVKIVKRFGSDSARIVREEPYTLMREIDGIGFKTADMIAINIGIPNESPERIRAGILHCLSESEEAGDTCALFGELVSKTSALTEVDSQKCAAEISALVEEGSLKKVGEGMLQSPQLDYAERKIATSLKRILETPSELPPIKFEAAAQWANDRAAFDFAPEQTRAVVEALRNKVSVITGGPGTGKTTILRAVCDILKMKKITPVLAAPTGRAAQRMGESAGVEAKTIHRLLGSEDGKFAHNEFKPLPAKFVVIDEASMLDTKLAAAVVSAVPNAAHIVFVGDIDQLPSVGAGNVLKDIIASGKFPVIRLERIFRQGERSQIVKAAHDILHGSDSTAEFPPNSLNFADPRRDINFIRADTPDDCVKLTTALVRDKIPAWYGCDAFSDVQVLAPMHKGVAGIENFNASLKAALNPNARPIFGGRLSVGDKVMQTRNNYDLDVFNGDTGRIVREADDGAGLVVDFDGRKIGVPRSDMADLQPAYAISIHKSQGSEFPVVVLPLMRQHFMMLQRNLLYTALTRGRKKVFIVGEESAWKSAVKNSRASKRRTYLRERLSWA, from the coding sequence ATGGACGGCGCGAAAGTCAAAACCGAGGGCGTGGTGGAGCGCATAATTTTCTTCAACGAGGAAAATTTTTTCTGCATTGCCTCCATGCGCCCCAAGAACGGCAAGGGCGCGCCGATTACAATCGCGGGCGCAATGCCTTCGCTGCGCTGCGGCGAGACCGTCGAGGTCGAGGGCGAATGGCGCACGTCGGCGTACGGACGCCAGATAAAAGTGTCGTCGTTTTCGACGCGCCTGCCGTCGGAGGTTTACGGAATAGAAAAATATCTTGGTTCGGGGCTTGTCGATGGAATAGGGCCCGTGTACGCAAAAAAAATCGTCGAGCACTTCGGCGGGAGGACTCTCGAAATAATCGACACAGAGTCCGCGCGTCTTACCGAGGTCAGGGGAATCGGCGCGGCTCGCGCAAAGAAAATCAAGAAATCGTGGGACGAAAGCAGGGACTTGCGCTCCGTGATAATCGCCATGCGCTCGTACGGAATAGGGACTGCCACATGCGTGAAAATCGTCAAGCGTTTCGGCTCAGACTCCGCGCGTATCGTGCGCGAAGAGCCGTATACTCTCATGCGCGAAATAGACGGCATAGGCTTCAAAACCGCCGACATGATTGCAATCAACATCGGCATTCCCAACGAAAGCCCCGAACGCATACGCGCCGGCATTCTGCACTGCCTGTCGGAATCGGAGGAGGCGGGCGACACCTGCGCGCTGTTCGGCGAGCTTGTCTCGAAAACCTCCGCGCTGACCGAGGTCGATTCGCAAAAGTGCGCGGCGGAAATTTCCGCGCTGGTGGAGGAAGGCTCGCTGAAAAAAGTGGGCGAGGGCATGCTCCAAAGCCCGCAGCTCGACTACGCCGAAAGGAAAATCGCAACTTCGCTCAAACGCATACTCGAAACGCCGTCCGAGCTTCCGCCAATCAAGTTCGAAGCCGCCGCGCAGTGGGCGAACGACAGGGCGGCGTTCGACTTCGCGCCGGAGCAGACACGCGCGGTTGTGGAGGCTCTGCGCAACAAAGTATCGGTCATCACGGGCGGGCCGGGGACGGGCAAAACTACGATTTTACGCGCGGTTTGCGACATTCTCAAAATGAAGAAAATCACGCCTGTGCTCGCCGCTCCCACGGGGCGGGCGGCGCAGCGCATGGGAGAGTCGGCGGGGGTGGAGGCAAAGACAATCCACAGGCTTTTGGGCAGCGAGGACGGCAAGTTTGCCCACAACGAGTTCAAGCCGCTGCCCGCAAAATTCGTGGTGATTGACGAGGCGTCAATGCTCGACACAAAGCTTGCCGCCGCCGTGGTTTCGGCGGTGCCGAACGCCGCGCACATCGTGTTTGTGGGCGACATAGACCAGCTGCCGAGCGTGGGCGCGGGCAACGTTTTGAAGGACATCATAGCGTCGGGAAAATTCCCCGTGATACGCTTGGAGCGCATTTTCAGGCAGGGCGAGCGCAGCCAGATTGTAAAGGCAGCCCACGACATTCTCCACGGCTCCGACTCCACCGCGGAATTTCCTCCCAATTCGCTCAACTTCGCCGACCCCCGCCGCGACATCAACTTTATCCGCGCCGATACTCCCGACGACTGCGTGAAGCTCACGACAGCCCTAGTGCGCGACAAAATTCCCGCGTGGTACGGCTGCGACGCGTTTTCCGACGTGCAGGTGCTTGCGCCGATGCACAAGGGCGTTGCGGGGATTGAAAATTTCAACGCGTCGCTGAAAGCCGCGCTCAACCCGAACGCGAGGCCGATTTTCGGCGGCAGGCTGTCGGTGGGCGACAAGGTAATGCAGACGCGCAACAACTACGACTTGGACGTCTTCAACGGCGACACGGGCAGGATTGTCCGCGAGGCGGACGACGGCGCGGGGCTTGTTGTCGATTTCGACGGGCGGAAAATCGGCGTGCCGCGCTCCGACATGGCGGATTTGCAGCCCGCCTACGCAATCAGCATACACAAGTCGCAGGGGAGCGAATTTCCCGTGGTGGTGCTGCCGCTCATGCGCCAGCATTTCATGATGTTGCAGCGCAATTTGCTCTATACGGCGTTGACGCGCGGCAGAAAAAAGGTGTTTATTGTGGGCGAGGAGTCGGCGTGGAAGTCGGCGGTGAAAAACTCGCGAGCGTCGAAACGCAGAACGTATTTGAGGGAACGCTTGTCATGGGCATAA
- the bioC gene encoding malonyl-ACP O-methyltransferase BioC — translation MKFRWIRRANSKTLVAFFGGFACDENILSRTYIPEDCDVAAFFDYRGLETDFDFGAYKNVGVVAWSFGVWVADFLSERIGRTLVRIAINGSPYPVDAERGIPPAVFEKTVDNFGEAARVKFMRRVCGGAAEYAELEGLFARRGADELREELEFLRGAFAREKTPRKPWDIAYASREDKIFPVENLRRVWGDSLRVCEGEHLSPPLFGLAIAAVSARASATARGFERRIETYSQNAFVQREVAESLADAFAEFAPPSLSPANVLEIGCGTGFLTSALSPKFPSAKWFLNDISEKMCECAAKSVAGEFEIRAGDFMHAEFSEKMDAVLSSSCFQWIPDLRGLFGKISRVSSDGAVLAFSTFGAKNYPQIRSLVGGGLEYRTPYEIRDALAAAGYSVLYCAEDILDAFFPTPKDVLRHIKSTGVNGRFSRFWTPKKFAEFSKAYTDNFSDGNGVVLTYNPIYIIAEK, via the coding sequence GTGAAATTCAGGTGGATTAGACGCGCAAATTCGAAGACGCTCGTGGCGTTTTTCGGCGGCTTTGCCTGCGACGAAAACATTTTGTCGCGCACATACATTCCCGAAGACTGCGACGTTGCGGCGTTCTTCGACTACCGCGGGCTTGAAACCGATTTCGATTTCGGAGCGTACAAAAACGTCGGGGTCGTGGCGTGGTCTTTCGGAGTGTGGGTTGCGGATTTCCTTTCCGAAAGAATCGGGCGGACGCTCGTCCGCATAGCAATCAACGGCTCGCCGTACCCCGTAGACGCCGAACGCGGGATTCCGCCGGCGGTGTTCGAAAAAACCGTAGACAATTTCGGCGAGGCGGCGCGCGTAAAATTCATGCGGCGCGTGTGCGGAGGGGCGGCGGAATACGCCGAGTTGGAGGGGCTTTTTGCGCGGCGCGGCGCGGACGAATTGAGGGAGGAGCTTGAATTTCTGCGCGGCGCTTTCGCCCGTGAAAAAACTCCGCGCAAACCGTGGGACATCGCCTACGCTTCGCGCGAGGACAAAATTTTCCCCGTGGAAAACCTCAGGCGCGTCTGGGGAGACTCCCTGCGCGTCTGCGAGGGCGAGCATTTGAGCCCGCCGCTCTTCGGGCTTGCAATCGCCGCAGTTTCGGCGCGGGCGTCGGCGACGGCGCGGGGCTTCGAGCGGCGCATTGAAACGTATTCGCAAAACGCGTTCGTGCAGCGCGAGGTTGCGGAGTCTCTCGCGGACGCTTTCGCGGAGTTCGCGCCGCCGTCGCTTTCGCCCGCAAACGTGCTCGAAATCGGCTGCGGCACGGGCTTTCTTACCTCCGCGCTTTCGCCGAAATTTCCGTCGGCGAAGTGGTTTTTGAACGACATCTCGGAGAAGATGTGCGAATGCGCGGCGAAGTCCGTCGCGGGGGAATTCGAAATACGCGCGGGCGACTTCATGCACGCGGAATTTTCCGAAAAGATGGACGCCGTGCTGTCGTCGTCGTGCTTCCAGTGGATTCCCGACCTGCGCGGGCTTTTCGGCAAAATATCGCGCGTTTCGTCGGACGGCGCGGTTTTGGCGTTTTCGACATTCGGAGCGAAAAACTACCCGCAGATACGAAGCCTTGTAGGCGGCGGCTTGGAATACCGTACGCCCTACGAAATCAGGGACGCGCTCGCGGCGGCGGGGTACTCTGTGCTCTACTGCGCGGAGGACATTCTCGACGCGTTTTTCCCGACGCCCAAAGACGTGTTGCGGCACATCAAATCGACGGGGGTCAACGGCAGGTTTTCGCGCTTTTGGACGCCGAAAAAATTCGCCGAATTCTCGAAGGCGTACACCGACAATTTTTCGGACGGCAACGGCGTCGTCCTGACATACAACCCGATTTACATCATAGCGGAAAAATGA